The sequence below is a genomic window from Sceloporus undulatus isolate JIND9_A2432 ecotype Alabama chromosome 5, SceUnd_v1.1, whole genome shotgun sequence.
tcacattataGGCTGCCTTAAGCAACACTGTTGAGAAGCATACTATattttaagcatttaaaaaatctgtgatcTGTGAAAGATAAGTGAAGAGCAAGGCATTTCACTAAATCACTTTAGATAAAGAGGCCCAAGGTGTCAAACAACCATGGCTATAACATTCCCACCTAAAAGTACCAAAAGTTGTATACCAACCTTTCACGAAATATTCTCTATTTGGACCAATCAAAGCATTGTATGGATATCCATAATATGCCAGAGTGTATGGATCACAAGAGTAAACATAATTTGGCTGCTGAGTTACTTCAGTCGTCGTTCCTCCTCCTTTCGCCGCTTTCTGATAACGAGTGTATTGCTCTTTGTCTACTGGCTTGGCTAAGGTCACTTCCAGGCAAGATCCTTCCAGCTCAATGCCGTTGAGATTATTCATGGCAAAAACTGCATCTTCCCGACTGGTGAAGTGTACAAAGGCATAATCTCGTATTTTTTTAACCCGTTCTACACAGCCAGGGTTAAACTGTCCAAACGCTTTTTTAATTGCCTCTTCTGTTGTTTCAATCATTAAATTCCTCACATATAGGATTTTTACCGTTTCCATGACATCTTCATCGACATCTATTTCTGGCTCAGCCCAGTCAACAGCAATCTGATGCCCCCAAAGTTGAATTCTTCCAGGCATCAGCTTCCTCCTTGCCATAGCAGCTGCTCTGTGGCTTTCATACTCCACAAAGGCAAAACCTCTGTTTTTCATCTTATCTGCCGCACTGGCATATACGATGACATCCAGCACACCTTCTGTCACCTTGGAGATCTCGTCaagaatttcttctctctttttcatctTGGGGATTCCTCCAATGAAGAGCCTACAGTTATCCACACTGCAACACACCCCCAACAGTCTACCGGGACGGATTTCATAGTTGTTCAGTTCTTTGACAGCACGCTTGGCTTCATATTTTTGAGTATACATTACAAAGGCATAGCCACGGTTTTTTCCATCGAAGTCCATCATCAGGCGCATTTCATAGATCCTTCCTGCTGTCTCAAACACGGGGACCAGTTCATCTTCATAGACATCACGAGGAATTTTACCTACAAAGACTTCGCATCCACGAGGAGGATGGTGCCCTTCCCAGCCTGGTGGTGGTCCACCATACTTACGCTGGCCATTCTCTTGAATCAGATTATATC
It includes:
- the RBM47 gene encoding RNA-binding protein 47 isoform X3; the encoded protein is MTAEDSTARMSNDSSKLQANKVHIPEEVANAPNGPVLIQLVERTGYNLIQENGQRKYGGPPPGWEGHHPPRGCEVFVGKIPRDVYEDELVPVFETAGRIYEMRLMMDFDGKNRGYAFVMYTQKYEAKRAVKELNNYEIRPGRLLGVCCSVDNCRLFIGGIPKMKKREEILDEISKVTEGVLDVIVYASAADKMKNRGFAFVEYESHRAAAMARRKLMPGRIQLWGHQIAVDWAEPEIDVDEDVMETVKILYVRNLMIETTEEAIKKAFGQFNPGCVERVKKIRDYAFVHFTSREDAVFAMNNLNGIELEGSCLEVTLAKPVDKEQYTRYQKAAKGGGTTTEVTQQPNYVYSCDPYTLAYYGYPYNALIGPNREYFVKVAIPTIGTQYSMFQAAPTAKMIEDGKIHAVEHIISPIAVQQDPASAAAAAAAAAAVIPAVSTPPPFQGRPITPVYTMAPNVQRIPAAGIYGASYVPFAAPATATIATLQKNAAAAAAAAAYGGYAGYIPQAFPAATIQVPIHDVYQTY
- the RBM47 gene encoding RNA-binding protein 47 isoform X1; this encodes MTAEDSTARMSNDSSKLQANKVHIPEEVANAPNGPVLIQLVERTGYNLIQENGQRKYGGPPPGWEGHHPPRGCEVFVGKIPRDVYEDELVPVFETAGRIYEMRLMMDFDGKNRGYAFVMYTQKYEAKRAVKELNNYEIRPGRLLGVCCSVDNCRLFIGGIPKMKKREEILDEISKVTEGVLDVIVYASAADKMKNRGFAFVEYESHRAAAMARRKLMPGRIQLWGHQIAVDWAEPEIDVDEDVMETVKILYVRNLMIETTEEAIKKAFGQFNPGCVERVKKIRDYAFVHFTSREDAVFAMNNLNGIELEGSCLEVTLAKPVDKEQYTRYQKAAKGGGTTTEVTQQPNYVYSCDPYTLAYYGYPYNALIGPNREYFVKAGSVRGRGRGAAGNRAPGPRGSYFGGYSAGRGIYSRYHEGKGKQQEKGYELVPNLDLSTVGPVAIKPGTVAIPTIGTQYSMFQAAPTAKMIEDGKIHAVEHIISPIAVQQDPASAAAAAAAAAAVIPAVSTPPPFQGRPITPVYTMAPNVQRIPAAGIYGASYVPFAAPATATIATLQKNAAAAAAAAAYGGYAGYIPQAFPAATIQVPIHDVYQTY
- the RBM47 gene encoding RNA-binding protein 47 isoform X2, whose product is MTAEDSTARMSNDSSKLQANKVHIPEEVANAPNGPVLIQLVERTGYNLIQENGQRKYGGPPPGWEGHHPPRGCEVFVGKIPRDVYEDELVPVFETAGRIYEMRLMMDFDGKNRGYAFVMYTQKYEAKRAVKELNNYEIRPGRLLGVCCSVDNCRLFIGGIPKMKKREEILDEISKVTEGVLDVIVYASAADKMKNRGFAFVEYESHRAAAMARRKLMPGRIQLWGHQIAVDWAEPEIDVDEDVMETVKILYVRNLMIETTEEAIKKAFGQFNPGCVERVKKIRDYAFVHFTSREDAVFAMNNLNGIELEGSCLEVTLAKPVDKEQYTRYQKAAKGGGTTTEVTQQPNYVYSCDPYTLAYYGYPYNALIGPNREYFVKGSVRGRGRGAAGNRAPGPRGSYFGGYSAGRGIYSRYHEGKGKQQEKGYELVPNLDLSTVGPVAIKPGTVAIPTIGTQYSMFQAAPTAKMIEDGKIHAVEHIISPIAVQQDPASAAAAAAAAAAVIPAVSTPPPFQGRPITPVYTMAPNVQRIPAAGIYGASYVPFAAPATATIATLQKNAAAAAAAAAYGGYAGYIPQAFPAATIQVPIHDVYQTY